From the Priestia koreensis genome, one window contains:
- a CDS encoding FxsA family protein, protein MKYLLPFLIIIPATEITLLIYAGKTIGLFPTLLIMLFTAGTGAYLAKKQGLAILQKAKQQLAYGQVPGESIMDGVCVLIGGTLLLAPGFLTDIMGLFLLLPVTRKLIKPFLVRWLQHMFMNNRFTIIRR, encoded by the coding sequence ATGAAATATCTACTTCCATTTCTCATTATCATCCCGGCGACAGAAATAACTCTTCTCATTTATGCTGGGAAAACGATTGGATTATTTCCAACGCTTCTTATTATGTTATTTACAGCAGGAACAGGTGCATATTTAGCGAAGAAACAAGGTCTTGCCATATTACAAAAAGCCAAGCAGCAGCTAGCTTATGGACAGGTTCCAGGAGAGTCTATTATGGACGGCGTATGCGTCCTTATCGGAGGAACACTTTTATTAGCACCGGGGTTTTTAACTGACATTATGGGCTTGTTTTTATTACTCCCTGTTACACGTAAATTAATAAAGCCGTTTCTTGTGAGATGGCTACAGCATATGTTTATGAACAACCGTTTTACGATCATTCGAAGATAA
- the pyk gene encoding pyruvate kinase, which yields MRKTKIVGTIGPASESVDKLVELMDAGLNVCRLNFSHGDFEEHGARIVNIREAAQKTGKTIGILLDTKGPEIRTHTMENGAIELVKGSNITVAMEEVVGTTEKFSISYPGLIKDVHVGSKILLDDGLIGLEVVGIDEAKNEIQTSVLNTGTLKNKKGVNVPGVSVNLPGITEKDANDIVFGIQQDIDYIAASFVRRPSDVLEIRALLEKHNATHIQIIAKIENQEGVDNIDGILEVVDGLMVARGDLGVEIPAEEVPLVQKQLIKKCNELGKPVITATQMLDSMQRNPRPTRAEASDVANAIFDGTDAIMLSGETAAGSYPVEAVQTMNSIASRAEQALNYRDILDRRSKEIGSAITDAIGQSVAHTAMNLGVSAILAPTESGYTAKMISKYRPQSPIIAVAANERVARSLALVWGVNTVIGEHVNSIDEMLDHSVEAGVKTGLVAHGDLVVITAGVPIGESGATNLMKVHVVGDVLAKGQGIGRRTATGKVVVAKNAQEAEAKMTKGDILVTIGTDRDMMPSIEKASAVITEEGGLTSHAAVVGLSVGVPVIVGVDHATTTFKDGQEITVDANRGVIYNGHASI from the coding sequence ATGCGTAAAACAAAAATCGTAGGTACTATTGGACCAGCTAGTGAAAGTGTGGACAAGTTAGTAGAATTGATGGACGCAGGCCTTAACGTATGTCGTCTTAACTTTTCTCATGGGGACTTTGAAGAACACGGTGCGCGTATCGTAAACATCCGTGAAGCAGCACAAAAAACAGGTAAAACAATCGGTATTTTATTAGATACTAAAGGACCTGAGATCCGTACACATACAATGGAAAACGGAGCAATTGAGTTAGTAAAAGGCTCAAACATTACGGTTGCAATGGAAGAAGTAGTTGGAACAACTGAAAAGTTCTCCATCTCTTATCCTGGATTAATTAAAGACGTACATGTTGGTTCAAAAATTCTTTTAGATGACGGTTTAATTGGTCTAGAAGTAGTAGGAATCGACGAAGCTAAAAACGAGATCCAAACAAGCGTATTAAACACAGGTACACTGAAAAACAAAAAAGGTGTAAACGTACCTGGCGTAAGTGTAAACCTTCCAGGGATTACTGAAAAAGATGCAAACGACATCGTATTCGGTATCCAACAAGACATCGACTACATCGCAGCATCTTTCGTACGCCGTCCATCTGACGTGTTAGAAATCCGTGCATTACTAGAAAAGCATAATGCAACTCACATTCAAATCATCGCTAAAATTGAAAACCAAGAAGGCGTAGACAACATCGACGGAATCTTAGAAGTTGTCGACGGATTAATGGTTGCACGTGGAGACTTAGGGGTAGAAATTCCTGCTGAAGAAGTACCTCTAGTACAAAAGCAACTAATTAAAAAATGTAACGAACTTGGTAAACCAGTTATCACTGCTACTCAAATGTTAGACTCTATGCAACGTAACCCACGTCCAACTCGCGCAGAAGCAAGTGACGTAGCGAACGCAATCTTTGATGGCACAGATGCAATCATGTTATCAGGTGAAACAGCAGCAGGTTCATACCCTGTAGAAGCTGTTCAAACAATGAACTCAATCGCTTCTCGCGCTGAGCAAGCGTTAAACTACCGTGATATTCTAGATCGACGCAGCAAGGAAATTGGATCTGCTATTACAGATGCAATTGGACAATCAGTTGCTCATACAGCTATGAACTTAGGTGTAAGTGCAATTCTTGCTCCAACTGAAAGCGGCTATACAGCAAAAATGATCTCTAAATATCGTCCACAATCTCCAATCATCGCTGTTGCAGCTAACGAGCGTGTAGCACGTAGCTTAGCACTAGTTTGGGGTGTAAATACAGTAATAGGTGAGCACGTAAACTCAATCGATGAAATGCTTGATCATTCTGTAGAAGCTGGTGTGAAAACAGGTCTTGTTGCACACGGTGACCTAGTTGTAATCACTGCTGGTGTTCCAATCGGTGAATCTGGTGCGACAAACTTAATGAAAGTACACGTTGTTGGTGACGTATTAGCAAAAGGCCAAGGAATTGGTCGTCGCACAGCTACTGGTAAAGTAGTAGTAGCAAAAAACGCTCAAGAAGCAGAAGCTAAAATGACAAAAGGCGACATCCTTGTAACGATCGGAACAGATCGCGACATGATGCCTTCTATCGAAAAAGCTAGTGCTGTTATTACAGAAGAAGGTGGCTTAACTAGCCATGCTGCTGTAGTAGGCTTAAGCGTTGGTGTTCCTGTTATCGTAGGTGTTGATCATGCAACAACAACATTCAAAGACGGACAAGAAATTACAGTAGATGCTAACCGTGGTGTTATTTACAACGGTCATGCAAGCATCTAA
- the accA gene encoding acetyl-CoA carboxylase carboxyl transferase subunit alpha, translating to MVGELEFERPIVELRNKIQELKDFSKSTDVDLTSEIDKLENRLSKVETDIYDHLTPWNRVQIARHPERPTTSDYISKLFTSFFECHGDRYYGDDEAIIGGIAKFHGVPVTVIGHQRGKDTKENIRRNFGMPHPEGYRKALRLMKQAEKFNRPIICFIDTKGAYPGKAAEERGQSEAIAKNIFEMAGLTVPVICVVIGEGGSGGALALGVGNHIHMLENSTYSVISPEGAAALLWKDASLAKKAAESMKITAPDLKELGIVDDIISEVKGGAHRNLEEQCENMDEVLKKSLGELQGLSQEELVSQRYLKYKKIGQFSAENDTISVK from the coding sequence GTGGTAGGAGAATTAGAATTTGAGCGTCCAATAGTAGAGCTTCGAAATAAAATCCAAGAACTGAAAGATTTTTCTAAAAGCACAGATGTTGATTTAACGTCTGAGATTGATAAATTAGAAAATCGCCTTAGTAAGGTGGAAACGGATATTTATGACCATTTGACTCCTTGGAATCGTGTCCAAATTGCTCGCCATCCAGAACGTCCCACTACATCGGATTATATTTCAAAGCTGTTTACGAGCTTCTTTGAATGTCACGGTGATCGTTACTACGGTGACGATGAAGCAATTATCGGTGGCATTGCTAAATTTCATGGTGTTCCTGTAACCGTTATTGGACATCAGCGTGGTAAAGATACGAAAGAGAATATTCGTCGTAACTTTGGTATGCCTCATCCAGAAGGATACCGTAAAGCGCTACGTCTAATGAAACAGGCAGAAAAGTTTAATCGTCCGATCATTTGCTTTATTGATACAAAAGGGGCTTATCCTGGAAAAGCGGCAGAAGAAAGAGGACAAAGTGAAGCAATCGCAAAAAATATTTTTGAGATGGCTGGCTTAACTGTACCTGTCATTTGTGTCGTAATTGGTGAAGGTGGAAGTGGCGGTGCCTTAGCACTTGGTGTGGGGAATCATATTCATATGCTTGAAAACTCCACATACTCCGTTATTTCACCAGAGGGCGCAGCCGCTCTTCTATGGAAGGATGCTTCTTTAGCTAAAAAAGCAGCAGAATCCATGAAGATTACAGCCCCTGATCTAAAAGAACTAGGTATTGTCGACGACATTATCTCTGAAGTAAAGGGTGGCGCTCATCGTAACCTAGAGGAACAGTGTGAAAATATGGATGAAGTGTTAAAAAAATCCTTAGGTGAACTTCAAGGTTTATCCCAAGAAGAGCTTGTTTCACAACGTTACCTGAAATACAAAAAAATCGGACAATTTTCGGCTGAAAACGATACCATCAGCGTTAAATAG
- the accD gene encoding acetyl-CoA carboxylase, carboxyltransferase subunit beta encodes MALKDLFVKKKKYASVSSENLRQDVPEGIMVKCKKCKKIMYAKELNKNLKVCLNCGHHHPMSSFERIESLVDEGTFVEYDKEMVSQNPLEFPDYLEKLEKDREKTDINEAVVTGEGEINGFRVVLALMDARFRMGSMGSVVGEKITRAIEKAAELNLPFIIFTASGGARMQEGVLSLMQMAKTSAALKMLSNKGGLIISMMTHPTTGGVSASFASLGDYNLAEPGALIGFAGRRIIEQTIREDLPEDFQTSEFLLKHGQLDAVVHRHQLKETLTNILDIHMEGGDSEW; translated from the coding sequence TTGGCGCTAAAGGATTTATTTGTCAAAAAGAAAAAATATGCATCTGTTTCATCTGAGAACCTAAGACAAGATGTTCCAGAAGGCATTATGGTGAAATGTAAAAAATGTAAAAAAATTATGTACGCAAAAGAGTTAAATAAAAATTTAAAGGTGTGCTTGAACTGCGGGCATCATCATCCGATGAGCTCCTTTGAGCGAATTGAAAGCTTAGTAGATGAGGGCACATTTGTGGAGTACGACAAAGAAATGGTGTCACAAAATCCACTTGAGTTTCCTGATTACCTGGAAAAGCTTGAAAAAGACCGTGAGAAGACGGATATTAACGAAGCTGTTGTAACAGGTGAGGGGGAAATTAATGGTTTCCGCGTAGTACTAGCTCTTATGGATGCCCGTTTCCGAATGGGAAGCATGGGATCAGTAGTAGGAGAAAAGATTACAAGAGCGATTGAAAAAGCTGCTGAGCTAAATCTGCCATTTATTATCTTTACAGCATCTGGTGGGGCTCGTATGCAGGAAGGCGTATTAAGTCTTATGCAGATGGCTAAGACGAGCGCAGCTCTTAAAATGCTAAGCAATAAGGGTGGACTTATTATCTCAATGATGACACATCCGACAACTGGCGGAGTATCTGCAAGTTTTGCATCGCTAGGTGACTACAATCTAGCTGAGCCAGGCGCACTAATCGGTTTTGCTGGTAGACGTATTATCGAGCAAACGATTCGTGAAGACTTACCGGAAGATTTCCAAACGTCGGAATTCCTCTTAAAACACGGTCAGCTTGATGCAGTCGTCCATCGTCATCAATTAAAAGAAACACTAACCAATATTCTAGATATTCATATGGAAGGCGGTGACTCTGAGTGGTAG
- a CDS encoding FadR/GntR family transcriptional regulator encodes MTTEKSKVYMEILTEIRHMIERDKLQTGDKIPSERELSEKMSVGRSSVREALRALELIGIIETRRGEGTFIKEIGEHQFIDILATFLLQDSKAKQDLIETKYWIEEIGLKTFFDRFAASDIQKFAQKMQAEGLQYSEAFDRIFQRVENRLLYRIWRVVEGYFRAFNEPASSERNQLNIEGILRALATSSEDDVLQIHKNVYNDLINVEIVE; translated from the coding sequence GTGACGACGGAAAAATCGAAAGTGTACATGGAGATTTTAACGGAGATCCGCCACATGATCGAACGAGATAAGCTTCAAACAGGAGATAAAATTCCTTCTGAGCGCGAACTGTCCGAAAAAATGAGCGTGGGACGTTCTTCTGTAAGGGAAGCGTTACGAGCTCTTGAATTAATTGGAATTATTGAAACGCGAAGAGGAGAAGGAACGTTTATTAAAGAAATTGGTGAGCATCAGTTTATCGATATTTTAGCAACGTTTCTTCTGCAAGATAGTAAGGCTAAACAAGATTTAATCGAAACGAAATACTGGATTGAAGAAATTGGATTGAAAACGTTTTTTGATCGCTTTGCTGCTTCCGATATCCAGAAATTTGCACAAAAAATGCAAGCAGAAGGATTGCAATATAGCGAGGCTTTTGATAGGATATTTCAACGTGTCGAGAATCGACTATTGTATCGTATTTGGAGAGTCGTTGAAGGCTATTTCCGAGCGTTTAATGAGCCAGCATCTTCTGAGAGAAATCAGTTGAACATCGAGGGGATTCTTCGAGCTTTGGCTACTTCTAGTGAAGATGATGTCTTACAAATACACAAAAATGTCTATAATGATCTGATAAATGTAGAAATTGTCGAATAG
- a CDS encoding NAD(P)-dependent malic enzyme, translated as MSLREEALHMHRINQGKLESKSKIPVRNAEDLSLAYSPGVAEPCKDIYEDKNKVYEYTMKGNMVAVVSDGTAVLGLGNIGPEAALPVMEGKAVLFKSFAGVDAFPICLNTTDIDKIVETVKLLEPTFGGVNLEDIAAPNCFVIEERLKKETNIPIFHDDQHGTAIVTVAGLLNALKLVNKKMSDIKVVANGAGAAGIAIIKLLYTYGVRNIVMCDSKGAIFEGRTHGMNSVKEEVAKYTNHEKTEGSLSDVIKDADVFIGVSVEGALTSEMVQSMKKDPIIFAMANPVPEIMPEEAKEAGAMVIGTGRSDFPNQVNNVLAFPGIFRGALDVRATHINEKMKMAAVEAIADLIGEAELTADYVIPAPFDARVAPAVAAAVAKAAMETGVARIKVDPAEVAEKTRRLAIIE; from the coding sequence GTGTCATTACGCGAAGAAGCACTACATATGCATCGTATCAACCAAGGAAAATTAGAGTCAAAGTCAAAGATTCCGGTTCGAAATGCTGAAGACTTGAGCCTTGCTTATTCCCCAGGAGTAGCGGAGCCTTGTAAAGATATTTATGAAGATAAAAATAAAGTGTATGAATATACGATGAAAGGCAACATGGTTGCCGTTGTTTCTGATGGAACAGCTGTATTGGGCCTTGGAAATATCGGCCCTGAAGCTGCTCTTCCTGTAATGGAAGGAAAAGCAGTGCTATTTAAGAGCTTTGCAGGCGTGGATGCATTTCCAATTTGTCTTAACACAACCGACATCGATAAAATAGTAGAGACGGTGAAACTACTTGAGCCTACTTTCGGTGGTGTGAACCTAGAAGACATTGCGGCGCCAAACTGCTTTGTCATTGAAGAGCGTCTGAAGAAGGAAACGAATATTCCTATTTTTCATGACGATCAGCACGGCACAGCCATTGTAACCGTAGCAGGTCTTTTAAATGCATTAAAACTTGTCAATAAAAAAATGTCCGATATTAAAGTAGTTGCCAACGGTGCAGGTGCAGCGGGTATTGCGATCATTAAATTGCTTTACACATACGGCGTACGAAATATCGTGATGTGTGATTCAAAAGGCGCTATCTTTGAAGGTCGTACACACGGTATGAATAGTGTAAAAGAAGAAGTTGCAAAATATACGAATCATGAGAAAACGGAAGGCTCCTTATCTGACGTTATTAAAGACGCAGATGTTTTTATTGGTGTTTCAGTAGAGGGTGCTTTAACGTCTGAAATGGTTCAATCGATGAAGAAGGATCCCATTATCTTTGCCATGGCAAATCCCGTACCAGAAATTATGCCAGAAGAAGCGAAAGAAGCAGGCGCAATGGTTATTGGAACTGGTCGATCAGATTTCCCTAACCAAGTAAACAACGTACTGGCATTTCCTGGTATCTTCCGCGGTGCATTAGATGTTCGTGCTACGCACATCAATGAAAAAATGAAAATGGCGGCGGTAGAGGCAATTGCTGATCTAATTGGTGAAGCAGAATTGACGGCTGACTATGTTATTCCGGCTCCGTTTGATGCGCGTGTAGCGCCTGCTGTTGCAGCAGCTGTAGCGAAGGCAGCAATGGAAACAGGTGTGGCAAGAATCAAAGTAGATCCAGCAGAAGTGGCGGAGAAAACTCGACGATTAGCGATTATTGAGTAA
- the dnaE gene encoding DNA polymerase III subunit alpha produces MTFVHLQVQSAFSLLNSAVTIERLVDQADKDGFKAVALTDENVMYGAITFYQKCLERGLKPVIGLTASVLADDQNPTGEAYPLVLLAKNEQGYRNLLKLSSAAKTTEFSGVKKSWLVNYRSGLIAITPGKSGEIEQFLFSGEKEKAEKALLYFTETFGREHFYLSVQRHGAAEDDLNERLLSFANEHDVPLVATNDVRYLGREDHMAYDCLTAIGEGKTIDDSERKRLETTEHFLKSSAEMMDLFHDLPEAINNTVRIMNECNVTLDLGRTLLPKYSTPNGESADDYLEMLCQKGLEAKVANVTQAYSERLSYELSVITNMRFSDYFLIVWDFMDYAHRQQIITGPGRGSAAGSLVAYVLNITNVDPIEHELLFERFLNPERVTMPDIDIDFPDNRRDEMIQYVAGKYGKHHVAQIITFGTLAAKAAVRDVGKAMGIEGAEVNQLSKLIPNRVGTTLKSAYRDVPALQQFLAQSEARKKWYETALSIEGLPRHTSTHAAGVIISDRPLTDHTPVEDGHDDVYLTQFAMGSLESIGLLKMDFLGLRNLTIIQDILKGVKHETGRDLILDDIPLDDAQTYRLLTKGDTTGVFQLESEGMRNVLKRLKPTSLEDIVAVNALYRPGPMENIPVYIQRKHSGEAVEYPHPDLKKILDKTYGVIVYQEQIMQIASLMAGFTLGEADLLRRAVSKKNRQTLQEQRTHFVEGSLQKGYSEQTANDIYDLIVRFADYGFNRSHAVAYSMIAYQLAYLKANYPQHFFSALLTSAIGNEDKLSQYIYEAKQRDIRILPPSINQSRFNFYAENQSLRYSLAAIKHVGGTVLKEIFQERRKRPFQDLFDFCMRVSLKIVNRRVIESLILAGCFDEFGEERATLLASIDVAIEHAGLVSDDLFFDEELNLKPKYVSVEPMTQQQKLEQEKETLGFYLSSHPVSLYKEVFQDQETTPIYELLLAPSGTTLSVGVMVTNDRVIRTKKGEEMAFLTLTDETGELEGVVFPRVYRKYAELIQKGRVLLIAGKIEERDDKRQLVIQHLEAAESLSPTDLLYLKITDEQKKQGILRDVQHHLVASQGSTPVMVYYESEKKLVQLPRDYRVEVNDELMTLLKNQLGSDHVAIKKL; encoded by the coding sequence AAGCTGACAAGGACGGATTTAAGGCAGTAGCCCTTACAGACGAAAATGTAATGTACGGGGCGATAACGTTTTATCAAAAATGTCTAGAGCGTGGTTTGAAACCAGTGATAGGATTAACAGCTTCTGTGTTAGCGGATGATCAAAACCCTACAGGAGAGGCATATCCATTAGTACTTCTTGCTAAAAATGAGCAAGGATACCGAAATTTATTAAAACTTAGCAGTGCTGCGAAGACAACAGAGTTTAGTGGAGTTAAAAAGAGCTGGCTCGTCAATTATCGAAGTGGACTAATTGCAATTACCCCAGGAAAAAGCGGAGAAATTGAACAGTTTTTGTTTAGCGGAGAAAAGGAGAAAGCAGAAAAGGCGCTGCTTTATTTCACAGAGACGTTTGGTCGTGAGCATTTTTATCTTTCCGTGCAGCGCCATGGAGCTGCAGAAGATGATTTGAATGAGCGCCTTCTTTCCTTTGCGAATGAACATGATGTTCCGCTTGTTGCTACAAACGACGTTCGTTATTTAGGGCGGGAAGATCATATGGCCTATGACTGTTTAACAGCAATCGGAGAAGGAAAAACGATTGATGATTCCGAACGAAAACGGCTCGAAACAACGGAACATTTCTTGAAAAGTTCTGCGGAAATGATGGATTTGTTTCATGATCTTCCAGAGGCGATCAATAATACGGTTCGCATTATGAATGAATGTAATGTGACATTGGATTTAGGACGAACGCTGTTACCTAAATATTCAACGCCTAACGGGGAAAGTGCAGATGACTACTTAGAGATGCTTTGTCAAAAAGGGCTGGAAGCTAAAGTAGCAAACGTAACGCAGGCGTATTCTGAGCGATTATCGTATGAGCTTTCGGTTATTACCAATATGCGTTTTAGCGATTACTTCCTCATTGTATGGGACTTTATGGATTACGCACATCGTCAGCAAATTATTACAGGGCCTGGACGTGGATCTGCAGCAGGCTCGTTAGTTGCGTATGTGTTAAATATTACGAACGTAGATCCGATCGAGCATGAGCTTCTATTTGAACGTTTTTTAAATCCAGAGCGTGTTACGATGCCGGATATCGACATTGATTTTCCTGACAATCGACGAGACGAAATGATTCAATATGTGGCAGGAAAATACGGCAAACATCACGTGGCACAAATTATTACGTTTGGTACGTTAGCAGCAAAGGCCGCGGTGCGAGACGTGGGGAAAGCGATGGGGATAGAGGGAGCAGAAGTAAATCAGCTATCAAAGCTTATTCCCAACCGTGTAGGGACGACATTAAAATCCGCTTACCGTGATGTTCCCGCGCTTCAACAGTTTTTAGCACAGTCCGAAGCGAGAAAAAAATGGTATGAGACGGCGTTAAGTATTGAAGGGTTGCCTCGCCACACGTCTACACATGCGGCGGGAGTCATTATAAGTGATCGTCCTCTAACAGATCATACGCCTGTCGAAGACGGTCATGACGATGTGTATTTAACGCAGTTTGCGATGGGAAGTTTAGAGTCCATCGGTCTACTAAAGATGGACTTTTTAGGTCTTCGAAACCTTACGATTATTCAAGATATTTTAAAAGGAGTTAAACACGAAACGGGACGCGATCTCATTCTCGATGACATTCCACTCGATGATGCCCAAACGTATCGTCTCCTTACAAAAGGCGATACGACAGGTGTTTTTCAGCTTGAATCAGAAGGCATGCGTAACGTGCTAAAACGTCTGAAGCCGACAAGTCTAGAAGATATCGTGGCGGTCAATGCGCTTTATCGTCCGGGTCCGATGGAAAATATTCCAGTTTATATACAGCGGAAGCATTCGGGTGAAGCAGTGGAATATCCACACCCTGACCTAAAAAAAATACTTGATAAAACGTATGGAGTAATTGTGTATCAGGAGCAAATTATGCAAATTGCCTCCCTTATGGCAGGTTTTACATTAGGAGAAGCAGATTTGTTACGTCGCGCCGTCAGCAAAAAAAATCGCCAGACGTTGCAAGAACAACGCACACATTTTGTTGAAGGGTCTCTTCAGAAAGGGTATAGCGAGCAAACGGCGAATGATATATATGATTTAATTGTTCGTTTTGCTGATTACGGGTTCAACCGAAGTCATGCGGTTGCCTATAGTATGATTGCCTATCAGCTTGCTTATTTGAAAGCGAACTATCCTCAGCATTTCTTTTCGGCTCTTTTGACGAGTGCCATTGGGAATGAGGATAAATTATCTCAGTATATATACGAAGCGAAGCAACGGGATATTCGGATTTTGCCACCTTCTATTAATCAAAGTCGTTTTAACTTTTATGCTGAAAACCAATCATTGCGCTACAGTCTAGCCGCTATTAAGCATGTTGGAGGAACGGTATTGAAGGAGATTTTTCAAGAGCGAAGAAAACGACCGTTTCAGGATTTGTTCGATTTTTGCATGAGAGTATCGCTAAAAATCGTTAACAGACGTGTAATTGAATCACTCATTTTAGCGGGCTGCTTCGACGAATTTGGCGAAGAGCGTGCTACCCTCTTGGCCTCTATTGATGTAGCGATTGAACATGCCGGGTTAGTGAGTGATGATCTGTTCTTTGATGAAGAATTGAACTTAAAGCCAAAGTATGTTTCAGTAGAGCCGATGACGCAGCAGCAGAAGCTTGAGCAGGAAAAGGAAACGTTAGGATTTTATTTATCAAGTCATCCTGTTTCGCTATATAAAGAGGTGTTTCAAGATCAAGAAACAACCCCAATTTATGAATTACTCCTAGCGCCTTCAGGTACAACGTTAAGCGTAGGAGTCATGGTGACAAATGACCGAGTCATTCGCACGAAAAAAGGTGAAGAGATGGCTTTTCTTACACTAACGGACGAAACAGGTGAATTAGAAGGCGTTGTCTTTCCACGTGTTTACCGAAAATACGCGGAGCTTATTCAAAAAGGGCGCGTACTACTTATAGCCGGAAAAATTGAGGAGCGAGATGATAAGCGCCAGCTCGTCATTCAGCATCTCGAGGCGGCTGAATCATTATCACCAACAGATCTTTTATATTTGAAAATAACAGATGAGCAAAAGAAGCAGGGAATTTTGCGTGATGTTCAACATCACCTTGTGGCATCACAAGGTTCTACGCCTGTCATGGTGTATTACGAAAGTGAAAAAAAACTTGTTCAACTTCCACGAGACTATCGGGTCGAGGTGAATGATGAGCTAATGACGCTCCTTAAAAATCAGCTTGGAAGTGATCACGTCGCGATAAAAAAATTATAG